The genomic window TGCATTTTCAACGGCTATTGCTCCGCCTTCAATAAAGAAAGCATATTGTAGTTCTTCGGGAATGGCAACTCTTTCAAAAACTTCAAGAAAATGAGCATATTCTTCAGAGTACACGTCGGCAAGCGTTGGCTTATTCACCGCCATTTTTCCGAGCCAAGCCGACTTTTCAAGGAGGTAAGGATGATTGTACCCGATGGATGCTGAAGCAAACATTGAAAACATATCCAGGTACTCGCAGTCGGTAAGTTTATCGTAAAGCCATGAACCATGGGATTTTTCAATATCCATTACGAAATCGAACCCGTCAGCCAGAACGTGTCTGCCTACGGTTTCCTTTACTTTATTTGTTTGTATATCAATAGTTGGTTGCATATTAAATAAAATCTTAGGGTGATTAGAATTTAATAATTAGAGATCAGGATTTTACTTATAACGTTAATCTTAGGGTTTATTACATCCCGATGCTCAATATTAGTTTTTTAAAGGTCAAACTTGATCCCTTGCGCCAAAGGAAGGTTTGCGGTGTAGTTAATCGTATTGGTCTGTCTTCTCATGTAATATTTCCAGACATCCGATCCCGATTCCCTGCCGCCGCCGGTCTCTTTTTCGCCACCGAAGGCACCACCGATTTCCGCGCCGGAAGTCCCGATATTTACATTGGCAATTCCGCAGTCGGAACCTGCGTGTGAAAGGAATAGTTCTGCTTCTCTGAGGTTCTGCGTCATGATGGCCGACGATAATCCCTGAGGAACGTCATTCTGGATTGCAATGGCTTCTTCCAATGTACTGTATCTGATCAGATATAAAATCGGGGCAAACGTTTCGTGCTGAACGATTTCGTAGGAATTTTTCACTTCAGCAATACACGGCTTTACATAACAGCCGGATTCAAATCCCTTTCCTTTCAGCACTTCACCTTCTACAATGAACTTCGCACCTTCTTTTTTCCCTTTTTTGATCGCATCCTGATAAGCGTTTACTGCATCTTTATCGATCAATGGCCCTACGTGGTTGGTTTCATCAAGAGGGTTTCCGATCTTCAGCTGTCCGTAAGCTTTTACCAGTCTGTTTTTTACTTCGTCATATACGCTTTCATGGATAATCAGCCTTCTTGTGGACGTACATCGCTGCCCGGCTGTTCCCACCGCTCCGAAAACAGCGCCGATAATCGACATGTCGATATCCGCATCTTTTGAAATAATGATGGCATTGTTTCCGCCCAGCTCAAGGATGGATTTTCCGAATCTTTGGGCAACATTGGTAGAAACCATTCTTCCTACTCTGGTAGATCCTGTGAAGGAAACCAAAGAAACCCTTTTGTCATCCACCAGCTTCTGGCCAATTTCATGATCCGCTACCAACACGCTTGAAATTCCTTCGGAAAGATTATTCTCTCTTAAAACCTCATTCATGATGTTCTGGCAGGCAATCGCGCAAAGCGGCGTTTTTTCCGACGGCTTCCAGATCGTTACGTTTCCGCAGATCCATGCTAAAGCCGTATTCCACGACCAAACGGCTACCGGAAAATTAAAAGCGGTAATAATTCCCACAATTCCCAGCGGGTGATACTGC from Chryseobacterium sp. SORGH_AS_0447 includes these protein-coding regions:
- a CDS encoding aldehyde dehydrogenase family protein, which codes for MSKKVKDFGIEKTLKNLGIKDENKGTSTGGKYFASGKIIESYSPVDGNLIAKVKTSGASDYDKVIETAEKAFKEFRLIPAPKRGEIVRQLGQKLRQYKDDLGKLVSYEMGKSLQEGLGEVQEMIDICDFAVGVSRQLHGYTMHSERPGHRMYEQYHPLGIVGIITAFNFPVAVWSWNTALAWICGNVTIWKPSEKTPLCAIACQNIMNEVLRENNLSEGISSVLVADHEIGQKLVDDKRVSLVSFTGSTRVGRMVSTNVAQRFGKSILELGGNNAIIISKDADIDMSIIGAVFGAVGTAGQRCTSTRRLIIHESVYDEVKNRLVKAYGQLKIGNPLDETNHVGPLIDKDAVNAYQDAIKKGKKEGAKFIVEGEVLKGKGFESGCYVKPCIAEVKNSYEIVQHETFAPILYLIRYSTLEEAIAIQNDVPQGLSSAIMTQNLREAELFLSHAGSDCGIANVNIGTSGAEIGGAFGGEKETGGGRESGSDVWKYYMRRQTNTINYTANLPLAQGIKFDL